The following are from one region of the Syngnathus acus chromosome 10, fSynAcu1.2, whole genome shotgun sequence genome:
- the LOC119128167 gene encoding RAB6A-GEF complex partner protein 2-like isoform X2, whose translation MLAWASAQIHCQFHATESRVSLPSRGNKQDVQASSNTVLVPSRGERGQCVLDTPPKILFCDLCLDPGESKTYSYSEVVPVDGPPSFRGQAVKYVYKLTIGCQRVNSPIKLLRVPFRVLVLQGMPEPSFAQDEVVSPSNPFLEEEESSRRDARPLERALDVLMVSTSKRCPHVFNITNVRGKVAKFCIFKTMYRLGEDIVGTFNFSEGDIPCLQYSVSLQSEEEIQQEYQRRPGQPLSVTGHGRHLESCLHTASSHFSLPVPLTVTPGFCTDVVTLRWRLHFEFVTAREPADPPVIHQNESKSTVWAGAERVEVDTFSWDLPIKILPTNPALASYESQFTGTNSINI comes from the exons ATGTTGGCCTGGGCCAGCGCCCAGATCCACTGCCAGTTTCACGCCACTGAGAGCAGAGTGAGTCTACCAAGCCGGGGCAACAAGCAGGACGTCCAGGCCAGCAGCAATACGGTCCTCGTTCCGAGCAGAG GCGAGCGAGGCCAATGCGTTCTGGATACGCCGCCCAAAATCCTATTCTGTGACCTCTGTCTGGATCCAGGAGAGAGCAAGACTT ATTCATACAGCGAGGTCGTACCCGTCGATGGTCCTCCCAGTTTCCGCGGCCAGGCGGTGAAGTATGTCTACAAACTGACCATCGGGTGTCAGAGGGTCAACTCTCCCATCAAACTTCTTCGAGTTCCCTTTCGAGTTTTGGTTCTGCAAG GCATGCCAGAACCTTCATTTGCTCAGGACGAGGTAGTGTCCCCTTCGAACCCGTtcctggaggaagaggaatCCAGCCGGAGGGACGCGCGACCTTTGGAGCGAGCGCTCGACGTGCTCATGGTCTCCACGTCCAAGCGCTGCCCCC ACGTGTTCAACATCACCAACGTGCGAGGGAAAGTGGCAAAGTTCTGCATCTTCAAGACCATGTACAGACTTGGAGAGGACATCGTGGGCACGTTCAATTTCTCCGAGGGTGACATTCCCTGCTTGCAG TATTCGGTGAGCCTTCAGAGCGAAGAGGAGATTCAGCAGGAGTACCAGCGGCGCCCCGGCCAGCCGCTCAGCGTGACTGGACATGGGCGGCATCTGGAGTCCTGTCTGCACACGGCCTCCAGCCACTTCTCCCTCCCTGTGCCACTCACTGTCACGCCGGGCTTCTGTACCGACGTCG TGACCCTGAGGTGGCGGCTGCACTTTGAATTTGTCACCGCTCGGGAGCCCGCCGATCCGCCCGTCATCCATCAGAACGAGTCGAAGTCGACGGTGTGGGCCGGCGCCGAGCGCGTCGAAGTGGACACCTTCAGCTGGGACCTGCCCATCAAGATCCTGCCCACCAACCCGGCCTTGGCATCCTATGAATCCCAGTTCACGGGGACCAACAGCATTAACATTTAA
- the LOC119128167 gene encoding RAB6A-GEF complex partner protein 2-like isoform X1 produces MIEVVASMARGPVYLAGELMECLVTFRNPMSHLSTSASSEMLAWASAQIHCQFHATESRVSLPSRGNKQDVQASSNTVLVPSRGERGQCVLDTPPKILFCDLCLDPGESKTYSYSEVVPVDGPPSFRGQAVKYVYKLTIGCQRVNSPIKLLRVPFRVLVLQGMPEPSFAQDEVVSPSNPFLEEEESSRRDARPLERALDVLMVSTSKRCPHVFNITNVRGKVAKFCIFKTMYRLGEDIVGTFNFSEGDIPCLQYSVSLQSEEEIQQEYQRRPGQPLSVTGHGRHLESCLHTASSHFSLPVPLTVTPGFCTDVVTLRWRLHFEFVTAREPADPPVIHQNESKSTVWAGAERVEVDTFSWDLPIKILPTNPALASYESQFTGTNSINI; encoded by the exons TGAGATGTTGGCCTGGGCCAGCGCCCAGATCCACTGCCAGTTTCACGCCACTGAGAGCAGAGTGAGTCTACCAAGCCGGGGCAACAAGCAGGACGTCCAGGCCAGCAGCAATACGGTCCTCGTTCCGAGCAGAG GCGAGCGAGGCCAATGCGTTCTGGATACGCCGCCCAAAATCCTATTCTGTGACCTCTGTCTGGATCCAGGAGAGAGCAAGACTT ATTCATACAGCGAGGTCGTACCCGTCGATGGTCCTCCCAGTTTCCGCGGCCAGGCGGTGAAGTATGTCTACAAACTGACCATCGGGTGTCAGAGGGTCAACTCTCCCATCAAACTTCTTCGAGTTCCCTTTCGAGTTTTGGTTCTGCAAG GCATGCCAGAACCTTCATTTGCTCAGGACGAGGTAGTGTCCCCTTCGAACCCGTtcctggaggaagaggaatCCAGCCGGAGGGACGCGCGACCTTTGGAGCGAGCGCTCGACGTGCTCATGGTCTCCACGTCCAAGCGCTGCCCCC ACGTGTTCAACATCACCAACGTGCGAGGGAAAGTGGCAAAGTTCTGCATCTTCAAGACCATGTACAGACTTGGAGAGGACATCGTGGGCACGTTCAATTTCTCCGAGGGTGACATTCCCTGCTTGCAG TATTCGGTGAGCCTTCAGAGCGAAGAGGAGATTCAGCAGGAGTACCAGCGGCGCCCCGGCCAGCCGCTCAGCGTGACTGGACATGGGCGGCATCTGGAGTCCTGTCTGCACACGGCCTCCAGCCACTTCTCCCTCCCTGTGCCACTCACTGTCACGCCGGGCTTCTGTACCGACGTCG TGACCCTGAGGTGGCGGCTGCACTTTGAATTTGTCACCGCTCGGGAGCCCGCCGATCCGCCCGTCATCCATCAGAACGAGTCGAAGTCGACGGTGTGGGCCGGCGCCGAGCGCGTCGAAGTGGACACCTTCAGCTGGGACCTGCCCATCAAGATCCTGCCCACCAACCCGGCCTTGGCATCCTATGAATCCCAGTTCACGGGGACCAACAGCATTAACATTTAA